A genomic region of Blattabacterium cuenoti contains the following coding sequences:
- the mutS gene encoding DNA mismatch repair protein MutS, with protein MNKNQNYNFQKEETPLVKQYNDIKAKYPDTILLFQVGDFYETFGEDAIKCSKILDIALARRSNSHKNNHLAGFPYHSLNTYLPRLIRSGHRVAICDQLEEPKKGKNIVKRGVIELVTPGIAIDENILQTKSNNFLASIHADKKYLGLSFLDISTGEFFIVEDAKENLIHYLKHFNPSEILFQRREKKYFEELFQNKYYTFIMEDWMFNYPFAYEKLISHFQTNSLKGFGIEDLKLGIIASGVILSYLYDTQHYKIKHISNIKRIKKEEHMWIDDFTFQNLEIFHGLNKQGVSLIDIIDQTLTPMGSRLLKHWIYFPLINIASIKKRHQIVEELFLNLSILDFIQKKLKEVYDIERMISKMAIGRISPREIITLHKSLTAIYDIQKILLSKQSKILSEIGNCFQDCHIISKKITETIHLDPPNHIEKGNVIVKGFSQELDKIRFLCFSKKEYLEKLRSIEQLNTGISNLKIGYNNIFGYFFEVKSTKKHKVPSHWIRKQTLTNSERYTTEELKNYELQILNSEHKILSLEKEIFHNLINQLLKYIKPLQKNAKIIAKLDVLCSFSISALENNYIKPEITHSFKLCIKKGRHPVIERQFISKISYIPNDVFLDKTDQQIMIITGPNMSGKSAILRQTAIIILMAHIGSFVPAQYAKIGLVDKMFSRVGASDNISLGESTFMVEMNETANILNNLSKRSFLILDEIGRGTSTYDGISIAWSIVEFLHENSFRPLTLFATHYHELNKMSSFFKRIQNYHISVKKINENIIFMRTLIDGGSEHSFGIHVAKISGMPIKVIHRAKEILKTLDKKNQFFQEENPKIFFKKKAFVILKKIMNYFFKRK; from the coding sequence ATGAATAAAAACCAAAATTATAATTTTCAAAAGGAAGAAACTCCATTAGTCAAACAATATAATGATATAAAAGCTAAATATCCAGATACTATATTATTATTTCAAGTGGGAGATTTTTATGAAACTTTTGGAGAAGATGCTATAAAGTGTTCTAAAATATTAGATATAGCTTTAGCAAGAAGATCTAACAGTCATAAAAACAATCATTTAGCGGGATTCCCTTATCACTCTTTAAATACTTATTTGCCAAGACTAATACGCTCAGGACATCGTGTAGCTATTTGTGATCAATTAGAAGAACCAAAAAAAGGAAAAAATATTGTCAAGAGAGGAGTCATAGAACTAGTAACACCAGGAATAGCTATAGACGAAAATATTTTACAAACTAAATCCAATAATTTTTTAGCCTCTATTCATGCAGATAAAAAATACTTAGGATTAAGTTTTTTAGATATTTCCACAGGAGAATTTTTCATAGTAGAAGATGCCAAAGAAAATCTGATACACTATTTAAAACATTTTAATCCAAGTGAAATACTTTTTCAAAGAAGAGAAAAAAAGTATTTTGAGGAATTGTTTCAAAACAAGTATTATACCTTCATTATGGAAGATTGGATGTTTAATTATCCATTCGCATATGAAAAATTAATATCTCATTTTCAAACAAATTCTTTAAAAGGCTTTGGGATTGAAGATTTAAAATTAGGAATTATAGCATCCGGAGTTATATTAAGTTATTTATATGATACACAGCATTATAAAATAAAACACATTTCAAACATTAAAAGAATCAAAAAAGAGGAACACATGTGGATTGATGATTTTACTTTCCAAAACTTGGAAATATTTCATGGCCTGAATAAACAAGGAGTCTCCTTAATTGATATCATAGATCAAACCTTAACCCCTATGGGAAGTCGATTATTAAAACATTGGATTTATTTTCCTTTAATCAATATTGCTTCTATAAAAAAACGTCACCAAATAGTAGAAGAATTATTTTTGAATCTTTCAATTCTTGATTTTATCCAAAAAAAACTTAAAGAAGTCTATGATATCGAACGAATGATTTCAAAAATGGCCATTGGTAGAATTTCTCCACGTGAAATCATTACATTACATAAATCTTTGACAGCTATTTATGACATACAAAAAATTTTATTATCCAAACAATCTAAAATTCTCTCAGAAATAGGAAATTGCTTTCAAGATTGCCATATAATATCTAAAAAAATTACAGAAACTATCCACCTAGATCCTCCAAATCATATTGAAAAAGGAAATGTAATTGTAAAAGGATTTTCTCAAGAATTAGACAAGATTCGTTTTCTATGTTTTTCCAAAAAAGAATATCTCGAAAAACTCCGTTCTATTGAACAATTAAATACAGGGATTTCCAATTTAAAAATTGGTTATAATAACATTTTCGGATATTTTTTTGAAGTTAAAAGCACAAAAAAACACAAAGTTCCATCTCATTGGATACGAAAGCAAACATTGACTAATTCGGAAAGATATACTACTGAAGAATTAAAGAATTATGAATTGCAAATTCTAAATTCTGAACATAAAATTTTATCTCTTGAAAAAGAAATTTTCCATAATCTGATCAACCAACTATTAAAATATATAAAACCTTTACAGAAAAATGCAAAAATAATTGCAAAATTAGATGTGTTATGTTCATTTTCTATTTCTGCGTTAGAAAATAATTATATAAAACCGGAAATAACTCATTCTTTTAAACTATGTATAAAAAAAGGAAGACATCCGGTAATTGAAAGACAATTTATTTCTAAAATATCCTATATTCCTAATGATGTTTTTTTAGATAAAACAGATCAACAAATCATGATTATCACAGGACCGAATATGTCCGGAAAATCAGCTATTTTACGTCAAACAGCTATCATCATACTAATGGCTCACATTGGAAGTTTCGTTCCTGCTCAATATGCAAAAATTGGTTTAGTAGATAAAATGTTTAGCAGAGTTGGAGCCTCTGATAATATTTCTTTAGGAGAATCTACTTTTATGGTAGAAATGAATGAAACCGCAAACATATTAAACAATCTTTCTAAAAGAAGTTTTCTTATTTTAGATGAAATTGGACGAGGAACTAGTACATATGATGGAATATCTATTGCTTGGTCCATTGTTGAATTTTTACATGAAAACTCTTTTAGACCTTTAACTTTATTCGCTACTCATTATCATGAATTAAACAAGATGAGTTCTTTTTTCAAAAGAATTCAAAACTACCACATTTCTGTAAAGAAGATTAATGAAAATATTATTTTTATGCGAACATTGATTGATGGAGGTAGCGAACATAGCTTTGGAATTCATGTAGCAAAAATTTCAGGAATGCCTATAAAAGTCATCCACAGAGCGAAAGAAATATTAAAAACGTTAGATAAAAAAAATCAATTTTTTCAAGAAGAAAATCCTAAAATTTTCTTCAAGAAAAAAGCATTTGTTATCCTGAAAAAAATTATGAATTATTTCTTTAAAAGAAAATAA
- the rplS gene encoding 50S ribosomal protein L19: MSKENFVKYIEEKYIQKNYFPPFGSGDTITVFFEIKEGEKKRIQSFKGVVIKRQGKGLTKTFTVRKMSGEIGIERIFIFNQPSIKSIVINKKGKVRKSKIYYFRFLRGKKARVKSR, encoded by the coding sequence ATGTCAAAGGAAAATTTTGTGAAATATATAGAAGAAAAATATATTCAAAAGAATTATTTCCCTCCATTTGGTTCTGGAGATACTATCACTGTTTTTTTTGAAATTAAAGAAGGAGAAAAAAAAAGAATTCAATCTTTTAAAGGAGTGGTTATTAAGAGACAAGGAAAAGGACTAACAAAAACTTTCACTGTTCGCAAAATGAGTGGAGAAATAGGAATAGAACGTATATTTATTTTCAATCAACCTAGTATAAAAAGCATTGTAATAAATAAAAAAGGAAAAGTACGTAAATCAAAAATTTATTATTTTAGATTTCTTCGAGGTAAGAAAGCAAGAGTAAAAAGTAGGTAA
- the ileS gene encoding isoleucine--tRNA ligase encodes MSKIFREYKNLDLKKIAAEIYQYWKKNNIVQKSFQSGNRISTYIFYEGPPSLNGSPGLHHMVARTIKDIFCRYHTIKGKKVIRKAGWDTHGLPIELNVEKKMGITKNNIGKSISVEEYNRICESFVNESMKEWIKFTDKIGYWLDMKKPFVTYHSKYIESIWWLIKTLYQKKILYKDYTIQPYSPAAGTGLSHHELNMPGTYKEVKQIAPTLKFKAKKETLPKEIRNFLGDIYFISWTTTPWTLPSNTALAIGSNIDYLLVRIYNPYTFLKENIIFAKKLIHKVLLPKKFYPVSNISEFDRIKINKNRLPYFIEYQLKGRKLIQSRYEQLLPWFKPYQEEEKAFQVIEGSYVNTIEGTGIVHVAPTFGIEDLKLARKHDIPSMLVLNQEKELVPLVDTQGRFLNNFPHGFGGKYVKEDFYSKKNKKKVSVDQEIVSFLKREKKVFQVEMYTHFYPHCWRTEKPILYYPLDSWFINTNKVKNKMILLNKKVDWHPKFIGKKRFESWLENVKDWNLSRSRYWGTPLPIWRTKDGKEEIVIGSVKELFIEIQKSIEHGFMSHLPWNHFTPGDMTDENYEKIDLHKHFLDDVILVSGQGRPMNREPDLIDVWFDSGAMPYAQFHYPFENKDFIDKKLFFPADFIAEGIDQTRGWFFTLHVISSILFNSTAYKNVISTGLVLDEKGHKMSKSKGNTINPFNLIENYGPDAIRWYIVFNSEPWDNLKFNIKEIHIGINKFFGTLYNIYSFFVLYANIDRFSYKEEDCYLENKNNTELDFWILSELNTMIKIVDEHYSNYNPTKAARFIFSFVLNKLSNWYIRLCRRRFWKEEYTKNKISAYQILYKCLITIAKLISPITPFFSEKLYMDLNSVTKKENFESIHLGDFPIYNSNFVNKELEERMVMVQKITTMVFSIRKRNGIKIRQPLQKLLVLVKKPKIRFGLQEISEILKQEINVKEIEYTDSPKSLELKKSIQPNYRSLGPRFGNKTEKISEIIKKFTHEEIQEIEIKKKYVFFLEGEKVVLFLKDVKITTEIIKNWSIIFDNELTIALDLRVTNYLWEEGFIREFIRYIQKLRKKYNYEVVEKILIYINTIQKIKSLIQKYKDYICQETLAVDLLLEEDIEKKGIMVNFEDYSIYILIQKVENI; translated from the coding sequence ATGTCAAAAATATTTAGAGAATATAAAAACCTAGATCTTAAAAAGATCGCTGCAGAAATATATCAATATTGGAAAAAAAACAATATTGTTCAAAAAAGTTTTCAATCTGGAAATAGAATATCTACCTATATTTTTTATGAGGGTCCGCCTTCTTTAAATGGAAGTCCAGGACTACACCATATGGTAGCAAGAACGATAAAAGATATATTTTGTAGATATCATACTATTAAAGGGAAAAAAGTGATTAGAAAAGCAGGATGGGATACTCATGGATTACCTATTGAGCTGAATGTAGAGAAAAAAATGGGAATCACTAAAAACAATATAGGAAAGAGTATCAGTGTAGAAGAATATAATAGGATTTGTGAAAGTTTCGTTAACGAATCTATGAAAGAATGGATAAAATTTACGGACAAAATAGGATATTGGTTAGACATGAAAAAACCATTCGTCACATATCATTCAAAATATATAGAAAGTATATGGTGGTTAATCAAAACACTATATCAAAAAAAGATTCTTTATAAAGATTATACAATTCAACCATATTCCCCTGCTGCAGGAACTGGATTAAGTCATCATGAGTTAAACATGCCAGGAACATATAAGGAAGTAAAGCAAATAGCTCCTACTTTAAAATTTAAAGCTAAAAAAGAAACTCTTCCAAAAGAAATTCGTAATTTTTTGGGAGACATTTATTTTATATCTTGGACGACTACACCTTGGACACTTCCATCTAATACTGCATTGGCTATAGGTTCAAACATAGATTATCTTTTAGTAAGAATTTATAATCCATATACTTTTTTAAAAGAAAACATTATTTTTGCTAAAAAATTAATTCATAAAGTTTTATTACCAAAAAAATTCTATCCCGTTTCAAATATTAGTGAATTTGATCGTATAAAAATAAACAAAAACAGATTACCTTATTTTATTGAATATCAATTAAAAGGAAGAAAATTAATTCAAAGTAGGTATGAACAATTACTTCCATGGTTTAAACCTTATCAAGAAGAAGAAAAAGCCTTTCAAGTTATAGAAGGAAGTTATGTAAATACAATAGAAGGAACAGGAATCGTTCATGTAGCTCCTACATTTGGAATTGAAGATTTAAAATTAGCTAGAAAACATGATATTCCATCTATGTTAGTCTTGAATCAAGAAAAAGAACTAGTTCCTCTAGTAGATACGCAAGGAAGATTTTTAAATAATTTTCCTCATGGATTTGGTGGAAAATATGTCAAAGAAGATTTTTATTCAAAAAAAAATAAAAAAAAAGTTTCTGTAGATCAAGAAATAGTTTCTTTTCTTAAAAGAGAAAAAAAAGTTTTTCAAGTAGAAATGTATACACATTTTTATCCACATTGTTGGAGAACAGAAAAACCTATACTTTATTATCCTTTAGATTCATGGTTTATAAATACTAATAAAGTAAAAAATAAGATGATTCTTTTAAATAAGAAAGTCGATTGGCATCCAAAATTTATAGGAAAAAAACGTTTTGAATCTTGGCTAGAAAATGTAAAAGATTGGAATTTATCACGTTCTAGATATTGGGGAACTCCATTACCCATTTGGAGAACAAAAGACGGAAAAGAAGAAATAGTTATAGGATCTGTTAAGGAATTATTTATAGAGATTCAGAAATCTATTGAACATGGATTTATGTCTCATCTACCATGGAATCATTTTACTCCAGGTGATATGACAGATGAAAACTATGAAAAAATAGATTTACACAAACATTTTTTAGATGATGTAATATTAGTTTCTGGTCAAGGAAGACCAATGAATCGAGAACCTGACTTAATAGATGTGTGGTTTGATTCTGGAGCTATGCCATATGCTCAATTTCATTATCCATTTGAAAATAAAGACTTTATAGATAAAAAATTGTTTTTTCCCGCAGATTTTATTGCAGAAGGAATAGATCAAACAAGAGGATGGTTTTTTACATTACATGTAATTAGTTCTATTTTGTTTAATTCTACAGCATATAAAAATGTTATATCTACTGGTTTAGTTTTGGATGAAAAAGGACATAAAATGTCTAAAAGCAAAGGAAATACCATAAATCCATTCAATTTGATAGAAAATTATGGACCCGATGCTATTCGTTGGTATATTGTATTTAATTCTGAACCTTGGGATAATTTAAAATTTAACATAAAAGAAATTCATATAGGGATCAATAAATTTTTTGGAACCCTTTACAATATTTATTCTTTCTTTGTTCTCTATGCCAATATAGATAGGTTTTCCTATAAAGAAGAAGATTGTTATTTAGAAAACAAAAACAATACAGAATTAGATTTTTGGATTCTTTCTGAATTAAATACAATGATTAAAATAGTAGATGAACATTATTCAAATTATAATCCTACTAAAGCCGCTCGTTTTATTTTTTCTTTTGTATTAAATAAGTTAAGTAATTGGTATATTAGGTTATGTAGAAGAAGATTTTGGAAAGAAGAATATACGAAAAATAAAATATCTGCCTATCAGATACTTTATAAATGTTTAATTACAATTGCTAAATTAATTTCTCCTATTACTCCATTTTTTTCAGAGAAATTATATATGGATTTAAACTCCGTTACAAAAAAAGAAAATTTTGAGAGTATTCATTTGGGGGATTTTCCAATTTATAATTCAAATTTTGTAAATAAAGAATTGGAAGAAAGAATGGTTATGGTTCAAAAAATTACTACCATGGTTTTTTCTATTAGAAAAAGAAATGGGATAAAAATTCGTCAACCTTTACAAAAATTACTTGTTTTGGTTAAAAAACCGAAAATCCGTTTCGGATTGCAAGAAATATCTGAAATTCTTAAACAAGAAATTAATGTAAAGGAAATTGAATATACGGATTCTCCTAAATCTTTAGAATTGAAAAAGAGCATTCAACCAAATTATAGATCTTTGGGTCCTAGATTTGGAAATAAAACTGAAAAAATTTCGGAAATCATTAAAAAATTCACTCATGAGGAAATTCAAGAAATAGAAATTAAAAAAAAATATGTTTTTTTTCTTGAAGGAGAAAAAGTTGTTCTTTTTTTAAAAGATGTTAAAATTACTACTGAAATTATTAAAAATTGGTCTATTATATTTGATAATGAATTGACAATTGCTTTAGATCTTCGTGTTACTAATTATCTTTGGGAAGAAGGCTTTATAAGAGAATTTATTAGGTATATACAGAAATTGAGAAAAAAGTACAACTATGAAGTTGTAGAAAAGATATTAATCTATATAAATACCATTCAAAAAATAAAATCTCTCATACAGAAATACAAAGACTATATTTGTCAAGAAACTCTAGCTGTAGATCTTTTGTTAGAAGAAGATATAGAAAAAAAAGGAATAATGGTTAATTTTGAAGATTATTCCATATATATACTGATTCAGAAAGTCGAAAACATATAA
- a CDS encoding ABC transporter permease yields MNFEWFFSRKTIWKDCRKKKVLRTIVLVTQHTIVFSVIISILTFSIGFGFKKVINEKFLNIQGPIIVTSNPKKKTCFLSLEKKNLFLFNSVSCISPFSEKEVIICTTNKGIQDIDRFVFKGISKDHNPVFFKNFLVSGSKKNLFSSYGIFLSKKNSILLRLNKGSSILIGFISIKNGKPSVFYKKFYVCGLYETGIPEFDDVYLIGDMRHIQSVNGWKHDFVEGFEIFTFSIDPNRIESIKKEIDHKYSDKFLVKTIYDQYHKDIMEWLNVFNVNIFVIIFIVIIAIIFNIIVFSLILLLERMKTIGILKTLGARNRIIQKIFLYYIIHILIPPLIIGNSISFLFLILQQKFQLISLNQTQYYVNVVPIHLNINYFLFVNISIISVCFFSVFFPSLFIINKIPPIKVIKFE; encoded by the coding sequence TTGAATTTTGAATGGTTTTTTTCCAGAAAAACAATTTGGAAAGATTGCAGAAAAAAGAAAGTATTACGTACTATAGTTTTAGTGACACAACACACTATAGTATTTAGTGTAATTATAAGTATTTTAACTTTTTCTATAGGTTTTGGGTTTAAAAAAGTAATCAACGAGAAATTTTTAAATATTCAAGGTCCAATTATTGTCACAAGTAATCCGAAAAAAAAAACCTGTTTTCTTTCTTTAGAAAAGAAGAATTTGTTTCTTTTTAATTCCGTTAGTTGTATTTCTCCTTTTTCTGAAAAAGAAGTAATAATTTGTACTACAAATAAAGGAATACAAGATATAGATAGATTTGTTTTCAAAGGAATATCCAAAGATCATAATCCTGTTTTTTTTAAAAATTTTTTAGTATCAGGATCAAAGAAAAATTTGTTTTCCAGTTATGGAATTTTTTTATCCAAAAAAAATTCTATTTTATTGAGATTAAATAAAGGATCCTCTATTTTAATAGGTTTTATTTCCATTAAAAATGGAAAACCTTCTGTTTTTTATAAAAAATTTTATGTATGTGGTTTATACGAAACAGGAATTCCTGAATTTGATGATGTTTATCTGATTGGCGATATGAGACATATACAGAGTGTTAATGGATGGAAACATGATTTTGTAGAAGGATTTGAAATTTTTACATTTTCTATTGATCCTAATAGAATAGAATCTATAAAGAAAGAAATAGATCATAAATATTCTGATAAATTCCTAGTTAAAACTATATATGATCAATATCATAAAGATATTATGGAATGGTTAAATGTTTTTAATGTTAATATTTTTGTTATTATTTTTATTGTTATTATAGCTATAATATTTAATATAATTGTATTTTCTCTAATACTTCTTTTAGAAAGAATGAAAACCATAGGTATTTTAAAAACTTTAGGAGCTAGAAATAGAATCATACAGAAAATATTTTTATATTATATTATACATATTTTAATACCTCCGTTAATAATAGGAAATAGTATTAGTTTTTTGTTTTTAATACTACAACAAAAATTCCAATTGATATCATTAAATCAAACACAATATTATGTCAATGTTGTTCCCATTCATTTAAATATAAATTACTTTTTATTTGTTAATATATCTATTATATCAGTATGTTTTTTTTCCGTTTTTTTTCCTTCTTTATTTATTATTAATAAAATACCTCCTATTAAAGTGATTAAATTTGAGTAA
- the guaB gene encoding IMP dehydrogenase gives MSLNKKILKEALTFDDVLLVPSFSSILPSEVSLKTSLTFDITLNIPILSAAMDTVTESSLAISIAREGGMGIIHKNMNIKNQSEEVYKVKRSESGMIDDPITLSRKSTLRDAQYLMKKYHISGLPVIDDDHVLVGIITNRDIKYRMDLDSLVEDVMTKEKLITSKRNITLEEAKNILLKERIEKLPIVDDLKKLVGLITIRDIDNLIEYPNACKDSRGRLRVGAAVGIDKNTLDRVDSLVKVGVDLISIDSAHGHTLSVLKMIKSIRTCFPEIVLIAGNIVTMEAAKDLIDAGSTILKVGIGSGSICTTRVIAGVGMPQITAIQDVCEYAKKRNVNVISDGGIRYSGDVVKAIAAGASSVMIGSLFAGTDEAPGEEIIFQGRKFKTYVGMGSLDAMKRGSRDRYFQFNEKSVPEGIEAKVPYQGKMKDVLYQICGGLRSGMGYCGVSTIPELMEMGKFVTITNSGLKENHPHSVSITKESPNYFNYKKIGE, from the coding sequence ATGTCTTTAAATAAAAAAATTTTAAAGGAAGCATTAACTTTTGATGATGTATTACTTGTTCCATCCTTTTCTTCTATTCTTCCGTCAGAAGTATCTCTTAAGACTTCCTTAACATTTGATATAACTCTTAACATACCCATATTGAGCGCGGCTATGGATACTGTAACAGAATCTTCTCTAGCTATATCTATAGCTAGAGAAGGTGGTATGGGAATTATTCATAAAAATATGAATATAAAAAACCAATCGGAAGAGGTTTACAAGGTAAAAAGGAGTGAAAGCGGAATGATAGATGATCCTATTACTTTATCTAGGAAATCAACACTTAGAGATGCACAATATCTTATGAAAAAGTATCATATATCAGGACTTCCTGTAATTGATGACGATCATGTTTTAGTAGGGATTATAACTAATAGAGATATTAAATATCGTATGGATTTAGATTCTTTAGTTGAAGATGTAATGACCAAAGAAAAATTAATTACTTCTAAAAGAAACATAACTTTAGAAGAGGCAAAAAATATTCTTTTGAAAGAAAGAATAGAAAAACTACCTATTGTAGATGATTTGAAAAAACTGGTGGGTCTAATTACTATCAGAGATATAGATAATTTAATAGAATATCCCAATGCTTGCAAAGATTCTAGAGGACGTTTGCGTGTGGGAGCAGCTGTAGGAATAGACAAAAATACTTTGGATCGGGTAGATTCTTTAGTAAAAGTAGGAGTAGATCTTATTTCCATAGATTCAGCTCATGGTCATACTCTCAGTGTGTTAAAAATGATAAAATCCATCAGAACTTGTTTTCCAGAAATAGTTTTAATAGCTGGAAATATAGTTACTATGGAAGCAGCTAAAGATTTAATAGACGCTGGTTCTACTATTTTAAAAGTTGGAATTGGTTCCGGATCTATTTGTACAACAAGAGTTATTGCTGGAGTAGGAATGCCACAAATAACTGCTATACAAGATGTTTGTGAATATGCAAAAAAAAGAAATGTAAATGTCATTTCGGATGGAGGAATTAGGTATTCTGGAGATGTAGTTAAAGCTATTGCTGCTGGAGCAAGTTCTGTAATGATTGGTAGCTTGTTTGCAGGAACTGATGAGGCTCCAGGTGAAGAAATAATTTTTCAAGGGAGAAAATTCAAAACTTATGTAGGAATGGGGTCATTAGATGCTATGAAAAGAGGAAGTAGAGATCGTTATTTTCAATTTAATGAAAAATCTGTTCCAGAAGGAATAGAAGCAAAAGTTCCTTATCAAGGAAAAATGAAAGATGTTCTTTATCAGATTTGTGGAGGATTGCGTTCGGGAATGGGATATTGTGGAGTTTCTACTATTCCAGAACTAATGGAAATGGGAAAATTTGTAACAATTACTAATTCTGGATTAAAAGAAAATCATCCACATAGTGTAAGCATTACAAAGGAATCTCCAAATTATTTCAATTATAAAAAAATAGGAGAGTAG
- the glmM gene encoding phosphoglucosamine mutase: protein MTLVKSSSGIRGTLGGKKGEGFSPLEIIKFSAGYVSWMKRKYKNKNKYLIVLGRDGRMTSSIFQRFLVITFQSLGVDVIDIGLSTTPTVGIAVMNEKADGGIMLTASHNPKNWNGLKMFNSQGEFLSEEDFQKVFHIVEKEYFHFVSFNKLGTHRYKKNYIHKHIDTILSLPLVDKEIIKEARFKIVVDGINSTGGIAVPILLKCLGVKVIKMYCDPHGDFTHNPEPIEKNLKEICKKVPQMRADLGISVDPDVDRVVFICENGDFFGEEYTLVSIADYLLGNKIGPIVSTSSSSHALKDLSTNKGAPYYSTSVGEVHVVKKMKEVKAIIGGEGNGGVIYPDLRYGRDALVGIALFLTHVAKLSRISLTKLKKRYPNYFMSKRKIRLSSNQKIGEIIERMKDKYKGKNMDLEDGIKIYLLNNEWIHVRKSNTENILRLHIESYSKKRTDFLTKQILYEMKNNN from the coding sequence TTGACACTTGTAAAATCTTCATCTGGAATAAGAGGTACACTGGGAGGAAAAAAAGGGGAAGGTTTTTCTCCTCTAGAGATTATCAAATTTTCAGCGGGATATGTTTCCTGGATGAAAAGGAAATATAAGAATAAAAATAAGTATTTAATAGTATTAGGCAGAGATGGACGTATGACATCTTCCATTTTTCAACGATTTTTGGTTATAACTTTTCAAAGTCTTGGAGTAGATGTTATTGACATTGGTTTATCTACAACCCCTACTGTTGGGATAGCCGTTATGAATGAAAAAGCAGATGGAGGTATAATGTTAACAGCCAGTCATAATCCAAAAAATTGGAATGGATTAAAGATGTTTAATTCCCAAGGAGAATTTTTATCTGAAGAAGACTTTCAAAAAGTATTTCATATAGTGGAAAAAGAGTATTTCCATTTTGTTTCTTTTAATAAATTAGGTACTCATCGATATAAAAAGAATTATATTCATAAACATATAGATACTATTCTTTCTTTACCGTTGGTAGATAAAGAGATTATTAAAGAAGCTAGATTTAAAATTGTTGTGGATGGAATTAATTCTACTGGAGGAATAGCAGTTCCTATTCTTTTAAAATGTTTGGGAGTAAAAGTAATAAAAATGTATTGTGATCCTCATGGAGATTTTACTCATAATCCTGAACCCATTGAGAAAAATTTAAAAGAAATTTGCAAAAAAGTACCACAAATGAGAGCAGATTTAGGAATCTCTGTAGATCCAGATGTGGATAGAGTGGTATTTATTTGTGAAAATGGAGACTTCTTTGGAGAGGAATATACTTTGGTATCAATTGCAGATTATTTATTGGGAAATAAAATAGGACCTATCGTTTCTACTTCATCTTCTTCTCATGCATTAAAAGATTTATCTACCAATAAAGGAGCTCCCTATTATTCTACTTCTGTAGGAGAAGTACATGTTGTGAAGAAAATGAAAGAAGTTAAAGCTATTATTGGAGGAGAAGGTAACGGAGGGGTTATTTACCCCGATTTACGTTATGGAAGAGATGCATTGGTAGGTATTGCTTTATTTTTAACTCATGTCGCTAAACTTTCCAGAATATCGTTAACTAAATTAAAAAAAAGATATCCTAATTACTTTATGTCTAAAAGGAAAATTAGATTATCTTCCAATCAAAAAATTGGAGAAATTATAGAAAGAATGAAAGATAAATATAAAGGAAAAAATATGGATCTTGAAGATGGAATCAAGATTTATTTGCTAAATAATGAATGGATCCATGTGAGAAAATCTAATACCGAAAATATTCTTCGGTTACATATAGAAAGCTACTCAAAAAAAAGAACGGATTTTTTGACAAAACAGATTCTATATGAAATGAAAAATAATAATTAA